The following are encoded in a window of Amycolatopsis solani genomic DNA:
- a CDS encoding LLM class flavin-dependent oxidoreductase has protein sequence MTPQHALWLPLFDELADPVLVAELAAEAEAAGWHGFFVWDHLRWREPVAAVADPWITLAAVAAATSSLRFGPMVSAISRRRPAKLARETATLDRLGGGRLTLGVGLGSDRFGEEFSRTGEECDDRVRARMLDEALDVLTAAWSGEVVHHRGEHYTVDGIRFLPAPAGRIPVWAAGFPGKLRPMRRAARLDGYFPVNLDSAGRFADAVAEVEALRTGTGPFDYVAEIQPGDDGSAYARAGATWLLTGFDPEALSVDQVRGVLRDGPH, from the coding sequence ATGACCCCACAGCACGCGCTCTGGCTGCCGCTCTTCGACGAGCTGGCCGACCCCGTCCTCGTCGCCGAGCTCGCCGCCGAGGCCGAAGCGGCCGGGTGGCACGGCTTCTTCGTCTGGGACCACCTGCGCTGGCGCGAACCGGTGGCCGCGGTGGCCGATCCGTGGATCACGCTGGCCGCGGTCGCCGCCGCCACTTCGTCGCTGCGGTTCGGGCCGATGGTCAGCGCCATCAGCAGGCGACGGCCCGCCAAGCTCGCCCGCGAGACCGCCACCCTCGACCGGCTCGGCGGCGGACGGCTCACGCTCGGCGTCGGCCTCGGCAGCGACCGGTTCGGCGAGGAGTTCTCCCGCACCGGCGAGGAGTGCGACGACCGGGTGCGGGCCCGCATGCTCGACGAAGCTCTCGACGTCCTCACCGCCGCCTGGTCCGGTGAAGTCGTGCACCACCGCGGCGAGCACTACACGGTGGACGGCATCCGGTTCCTGCCGGCACCCGCCGGGCGGATTCCCGTCTGGGCGGCGGGTTTCCCCGGCAAGCTCCGCCCGATGCGCCGGGCCGCGCGGCTCGACGGGTACTTCCCGGTGAACCTCGACTCCGCCGGCCGCTTCGCCGACGCCGTCGCCGAGGTGGAGGCGCTGCGGACCGGCACCGGACCATTCGACTACGTCGCGGAAATCCAGCCCGGCGACGACGGCTCGGCCTACGCGCGGGCGGGCGCGACCTGGCTGCTGACCGGCTTCGACCCGGAAGCCCTCTCCGTCGACCAGGTGCGCGGCGTGCTGCGCGACGGGCCGCACTGA
- a CDS encoding TetR/AcrR family transcriptional regulator: MRPKNTPNDPDRRERIVHAAIRLVRAGGIASVTARSVATEAGVPVGSVAYHFDSVPALLLEAGSRVLRLRTDTLVEWLAGTSPANVVTRLAELIHHQLTEQRETSVVAYELYMLGMRHEEFRQVSRLSNARLRERLAEVLPPAEAARLAAAADGFQLQCLFEVETPTVDQIEWVLTG; this comes from the coding sequence GTGCGCCCGAAGAACACACCCAATGATCCGGACCGCCGGGAGCGGATCGTGCACGCGGCCATCCGGCTGGTGCGGGCCGGCGGGATCGCGAGCGTGACGGCCCGCTCGGTCGCGACCGAGGCCGGCGTCCCGGTCGGCTCGGTCGCCTACCACTTCGACTCGGTCCCGGCCCTGCTGCTCGAGGCCGGCTCCCGCGTCCTGCGCCTGCGGACGGACACCCTGGTGGAGTGGCTCGCGGGCACCAGCCCGGCGAACGTCGTCACCCGGCTGGCGGAGCTGATCCACCACCAGCTGACCGAGCAGCGGGAGACGAGCGTGGTCGCCTACGAGCTGTACATGCTCGGCATGCGCCACGAGGAGTTCCGCCAGGTCAGCCGCCTTTCGAACGCCCGCCTGCGCGAACGGCTGGCGGAGGTCCTGCCCCCGGCCGAGGCGGCCCGCCTGGCCGCCGCCGCCGACGGCTTCCAGCTCCAGTGCCTGTTCGAGGTGGAAACGCCGACGGTGGACCAGATCGAGTGGGTCCTGACCGGCTGA
- a CDS encoding DMT family transporter has product MSAARVRGWLCLAATVVLEVVATLTLKASHGFTVPLPSVVSVAAYCGTTVMLAFALKVVPVSVAYVVWTGAGTAAVALLAAVLFADRLSPAGWGGVALVVVGVMLINARRGSRAPEEHTQ; this is encoded by the coding sequence ATGAGCGCGGCCCGGGTGCGCGGCTGGCTGTGCCTGGCCGCGACGGTCGTGCTCGAGGTCGTTGCCACGCTGACGCTCAAGGCGTCGCACGGGTTCACGGTCCCGCTGCCGTCGGTCGTCTCGGTCGCCGCCTACTGCGGAACGACCGTCATGCTGGCCTTCGCGCTGAAGGTGGTGCCGGTGAGCGTGGCCTACGTGGTCTGGACCGGCGCGGGCACCGCGGCGGTGGCCCTGCTGGCGGCGGTGCTGTTCGCGGACCGCCTGTCCCCGGCGGGCTGGGGTGGCGTCGCGCTCGTCGTCGTGGGTGTCATGCTGATCAACGCGAGGAGGGGAAGCCGTGCGCCCGAAGAACACACCCAATGA